In Phytoactinopolyspora mesophila, the following are encoded in one genomic region:
- a CDS encoding LysR family transcriptional regulator — MLDVSRLRLLRTVVATGSIRASASTLGYTPSAISQQLGLLQRETGLRLLERVGRGIEPTAAGRTLAAEAGSLFEALSRVEGVVEDLRAGRMGSLSIGYFASAGAVWLPAVVAAVHEEFPELRLDLRMTEARGAEMTAPDVDIFVSRAEAEPAAGSVQIRRLVDDPYVAVVRADHRIAGLHEVPMSALASERWVDNDLNDGACRQVLMAACMEAGFAPEFAVETHDYQTAIRFVATGIGITVVPGLGINELPDGLTTVSVVAPTPVRHINVAVKKSAAEHPAVLRVLELLETAVKTGAAPTASSRRADSRKPPVARRHLAT; from the coding sequence ATGCTTGATGTCTCCCGTCTTCGGCTTCTGCGTACCGTTGTCGCCACCGGGTCGATTCGAGCCAGCGCTTCGACTCTCGGGTACACCCCGTCCGCGATCAGCCAGCAACTGGGGCTTCTGCAGCGGGAAACCGGCCTTCGGCTGCTCGAGCGGGTGGGTAGGGGGATCGAACCGACCGCCGCCGGGCGCACGCTGGCGGCCGAAGCGGGATCGCTGTTCGAAGCCCTGAGCAGGGTTGAGGGTGTCGTGGAGGATCTGCGCGCGGGACGCATGGGCAGCTTGTCGATCGGGTACTTCGCCTCGGCGGGAGCGGTCTGGCTCCCCGCCGTGGTGGCCGCGGTGCACGAGGAATTCCCCGAACTCCGGCTCGACCTTCGTATGACCGAGGCGAGGGGCGCCGAGATGACCGCTCCGGACGTCGACATCTTCGTGAGCCGTGCGGAAGCAGAACCGGCCGCGGGCTCGGTTCAGATCCGCAGGCTGGTAGACGACCCCTACGTCGCAGTGGTCCGTGCCGACCACCGGATCGCCGGGCTACACGAGGTGCCGATGTCCGCACTTGCGAGTGAACGCTGGGTCGACAACGACCTCAACGACGGCGCCTGCCGACAGGTGCTGATGGCCGCTTGTATGGAGGCAGGGTTCGCCCCGGAGTTCGCCGTCGAGACTCACGACTACCAGACGGCTATCCGCTTCGTCGCCACCGGTATCGGGATCACCGTGGTGCCCGGGCTGGGCATCAACGAGCTTCCTGACGGGCTGACCACCGTGTCCGTGGTGGCGCCGACTCCGGTGCGGCACATCAACGTAGCGGTGAAGAAGTCTGCCGCCGAACACCCCGCGGTGCTGCGGGTGCTCGAGCTACTGGAGACTGCGGTCAAGACCGGGGCGGCTCCGACGGCTTCTTCTCGTCGGGCAGATTCCCGGAAGCCACCAGTTGCTCGGCGACATCTCGCAACTTGA